One window of Bacteroidia bacterium genomic DNA carries:
- a CDS encoding TIGR00730 family Rossman fold protein has protein sequence MMSDDKIRKAFEDKHWSDVKAESSWQIFKIMSEFVTAFEKLNKTGPCVSIFGSARTKAGSKYYELTVEIAKRLTEEGYGIITGGGPGIMEAANKGAMMSEGKSVGLNIDLPFEQSANEYIDPDKLINFDYFFVRKVMFVKYAQGFIVLPGGFGTMDELFEALTLIQTQKIGRFPIVVVGSEFWNGLFDWVRDVMHTKSMNVSPQDLELVQVVDTADEAVKVITDFYSKYILSPNF, from the coding sequence ATGATGAGTGACGACAAAATACGGAAGGCATTTGAAGACAAGCACTGGAGTGATGTAAAGGCCGAATCTTCCTGGCAGATCTTTAAAATAATGAGCGAGTTTGTAACCGCATTTGAGAAACTGAATAAAACCGGTCCATGCGTTTCAATATTCGGTTCAGCGCGCACTAAGGCGGGAAGTAAATATTATGAACTTACGGTAGAGATCGCCAAGCGGCTGACGGAAGAGGGATATGGAATTATCACCGGTGGCGGCCCCGGCATCATGGAGGCCGCTAACAAAGGTGCGATGATGAGCGAAGGCAAGTCAGTAGGGCTCAACATTGACCTCCCTTTTGAGCAGTCGGCCAACGAGTACATTGATCCGGATAAGCTCATAAACTTCGATTATTTCTTTGTGAGAAAAGTGATGTTCGTGAAATATGCCCAGGGCTTCATTGTGCTGCCGGGCGGTTTCGGAACGATGGATGAGCTTTTCGAGGCCCTTACACTTATCCAAACGCAGAAGATCGGCCGTTTCCCGATCGTAGTGGTGGGAAGCGAATTCTGGAATGGCCTGTTCGATTGGGTCCGTGATGTAATGCACACCAAATCCATGAACGTGAGTCCGCAAGATCTGGAATTGGTACAAGTGGTGGATACCGCAGATGAAGCCGTTAAAGTGATCACAGATTTCTATTCCAAGTATATCCTTTCGCCAAATTTTTAA